Below is a genomic region from Isosphaeraceae bacterium EP7.
ACGACTCAACTCCTCTCGCCCGACCCACCGCCGTCCCGATCGAGCACCGAGACTCCTCCCCCAGCGACGACTCCGGAGCCCCGCCGTGCCATCCCCCCTGACCCTGGCCGTGCTTCTCCCCGTGCTGGTGGTCTTACTCACCGTCGCCGGGTTATTTGCCTATATTTGGTTGCGATACGGCCCCGTCGTGGCCCGGATTTTCGAGGAGAAGCCCCTGTTTCTCCCGCTCCGGATCGAAGCCAAGCCCGGCGAGGAGGTTCGATTCCGGACCTCCGACGGGCTGACGCTGGCCGGCACTTATCTTCCCAGGCGTACGCAATCGAGGGCCGGCGTCGTCGTCTTCTCGCATGAGTACCTGAGCGATCGCTGGGGCGTTGTCCCCTACATCGACGGGCTCCGCGACCTGGGCTTCGACCTCTTCACCTTCGATTACCGCAATCACGGGCGGAGCGAGTCGAAGACCGACTACGAGCCGCTCCAGTGGGTTTCCGAATACGAAATCCGCGACCTGAAAGCGGCCCTGGCTTACCTGCGGACGAGGCCCGATGCCGACCCCGCCGGCGTGGGCCTCTTCGGGGTCAGCCGCGGCGGCACGACGGCCCTCTGCGTGACCGCGGCCGAGCCCTCCGTCTGGGGTGTGGCCACCGACGGCGCGTTCCCGATCCGCGGCACGATGATGGCCTACATCCAGCGCTGGGCCGAGATTTACATCCACTCCCGGAGCATCTTCAACAAGATGCCCAAATGGATGTACCGGTTTGTCGGCTGGGCGGGCCGGTCCCGTTCGGCACGTCGCTTGAATTGCTCGTTCCCGGATGTCGAGCGGGCCACCCGACAGATCGCCCCTCGCCCTCTGTTCATGATCCACGGCGAGAAGGACGCGTACATCTCGCCGGCCATCGCCCGGGGCCTCTTCGACGAAGCGGGCGATCCCAAGGAGATCTGGATCGTCCCGCTGGCCAAGCACAACCGGAGCCGCGAGCGTCAGCCCGAAGAGCACTTCGCCAGGCTCTCGAAGTTCTTCCGTGCGAATGCCCCTCGCAGCATTTCCGAGCCCGTTCGACAGGCCACCGAAGTTGTCCGCGAGGAAACGAAGGTCACCGAGCCCGTCATCGCGACAACGGTCTCGGCCTGACCTCGAGCACCGAGTCCAGCCAGTCGATCAGGTCGGTCATGTACCGGTCGGGATCGGGCTCGAATTCCAACGTGTGATGCGCCTCGGGATATTCGATGACCTTCCGGTCGGCACTCGCAAGTTGATCGAAGTAAGCACGGGTTTGAATGTTGTCCACGATCCGGTCCTGGCCGCCCAGCATCAATAAGATGGGCTGGGTGACCTTGGCCGGGATCTTGCGGACCTTCAGGTCGAGGAACGTGCTCGCCGCGAGCAGGCCGGCGGTGGCCACGCGCAGCGACAGCGAGTCGGCCGCGATGAAGGCCTGGCCGGCTGGCTCGGCGGTGAACAGGGCGGGGTCGGCCAGCGGGATCGGGAACGTCTTGCGGCGGTTGGTGGCGAAGGCCACCGCGATCCGCAGCTTCTCGACGAAGGAGACCCCGACCCTCGGCCTCAAGCCGGGGCAGATCAGGGCGAGCGCGTCGATCCGGTCGGGCCAGAGGCCCGCGGCGACCACCGCGAGCTTCCCACCCCAGCTGATCCCGGCAAGGGCCAGCGGCACGTCCGACTTGCCTCGGACGAAGGCCGTGAACTCGCCGACGTCGTCGACCAGCCTGCGGGACGACGGAGTATGGCCCCGATCCTGGCGATTGGCCCCCGAGCCGCGACGGTCGGGAAAATAGGCGACGTAGCCGCGACTGGCGAGGTTCCGGCCCATCCTGTGGTACCAGCCGCCGTGGCTCTGCACGCCGTGGAGGACCACGCAGGCCCCCCTGACCGATCCTTCGGGATGCCAGGTGGTGACGTGGATCGGGTAGCCGTCGGAGGCCGTCCAGGTCTCGGAACTCGGTTCAAGCATAGTCGAGATGCACCTTCCTGACGGTCAACGCGTCGAGGCCCTGCTCATCCACGGTGACCCCGAGCCCGGGCCCCTTGATCGGCCAGGCAAGCCCGTGGATCGTGAAGTTGACGCCCTTTGTCGTGATATTCCTCGCCAGGACGTGGCGGTCGTACGAGCCCTCGACGTAGCGGAGCCCGCGCAGATTCGAGGCGACATGTCGGCCGGCCGCCGAGAGCACCCCGGTTTCGCCCGGGTGGCAACCGAGCTGCACACCGAGGCCGGCGGTGTGGGCCATCGCCACCAGTCTCAGGCTCGGGAAGATTCCTCCGCACTTGGAGAGGCGGACATTGAAGAGGTCGGCTAGCCCCGCCTCGATGGCGCGCCGGCCGTCGGGCTCTCCGCAGAGCGACTCGTCAAGCATCACCGGCACGCCCAGCTGGGGTCGGAGTGACGCCAGGCTTCCAACGTCCTCGTGCGAGACCGGCTGCTCGAGCGCCGACGGTCGGCTGCCCAGGAGCGGGGCGACTCTTTCGATCAGCTCATGGGGTGCCCACGATTCATTGGCGTCGATCCGGATGTTCATCCAGGGCCCCAGGACCCGCCGCAGATTTCTGAGCCGTCGGGGGTCATCCTGCCCATCAACGCCTACCTTGATCTTGGTCTGCGAGAACCGGTAGAGGCGAAGTTTGAGGGCCGAGTAGAGCTCGCGCCGTGGGTCTTCGGCCGTGATCGCGCCGCTGTACCAGACCACGCCTGGCTTGGCCCGCAATGGAAGGCCCGGCACCTCGGCCATCCGGAGCGCCTCGCTCGCGGAGACGCCGAATGCCTGGCCGTAAGCGTCCAGGATCGCCAGTTCCAGGGCGCACCGGGCGGCGTTGCCGTCCATCCCTCGGGGATCGTCCTCGATCGAGGGGAGCGTGAAACGCTCGAGCGAACGGACGACACTCCGCATGTCAGAGGGTCGGCCGATGGCCCGGGCGACATCGACGCCGGAGAGGGCCCGGAAGGCCGTCTCGATGGTCTCGCCCGTGACGTAAGAGCGCGGGACCCCCTCGCCGACTCCGACCCGGCCGTCATCAAGGCGGACGCGTACGATCAGGTTGTCGCTGGTCGTCCGGTCGTGCGACGCGTGCTTGATGCGGCGTTTCAGCGGGACCGCGACGTGGTGAACGTCAATGGAAGAGATCAGCATTCGACGGCCCGATCGCGATGCATCGCACGCCCCTGCAAAAGAGCCGATCCGGGACTTCAACCGGCAACGGCGAGCCTCGGCTTCGAAGCCCGATTTGTTCGTCCTCGCCCGTCCAAACCGGCGATCCTCACCGACCCGTCGCCGACGTCCCTGACCCGTTGAGAAGGTACAGGCCCATCCCCAAGATGACCAGCCCAGCCGCCAGACCCAGGGCCCTCGACCCTCGACCCTTCGGTCCGAGGATTGATGGGACGATACGCCCGGAAGCCCAGGCCACCGTGGCCAAAACCAGCCCCATCCCCAGGCCGAACGCAATCAGCAGGATCAGCCCCAGGCCGAGTCGGCCCAACGCCTCGGCCAGCACGATCAGGCTGATGGCGTCCCAGCAGGGGACCAGGCCCGCGACTAGCCCCAGGCCCGCGACCTGCCACGCTCCTTTCATGGGAGGGAGGTCGTCCGTGGGAGCCTCGGCATGCTCGGGGACGCCCGAGACCCAGCGGCCCAGCTTCCAGGCACCGATGGCCGCGATCAGAAATCCGGCCACCCGAGTCAGCCCGTCGTCGATCTCGGCATATCGAGCGGTGCGCGTGGCGCGCAGAAGGCCGGCGACCGCGATCACGGCCCCGGTGTGGGTCAGCGTCACGGCCGACGCCAGAACGAACGCCAGGCCTCGTCCGCCGCCTCGACCCACGGAGACCGCCGCCACCAGCGACTTGCCATGCCCCGGCTGGAGCGAGTGCGCCGCCCCCAGGCCGATCGCGATCAAGATGAGAGCCGCGACCGACCAGCCACGCTCCGCGTCCAGGAGGCTCGCAGTCTGCCTGGAGAGCCAACCCCGCTCTTCCTCAGGCCGAGGCGGCTTCTGTTCGCTGACCTGGAGATTCGACGCAGTTCGTACTGGTCCAGGAGCCTGCGATGGTACGTAGAAGACCTCGACCTGCTTCGTCCGCTTTTCCTCGGAGTCGGAGAGCTCCCAGACGGCGCGGATGGGGATGTCGCCGACGTTCGCCGATAGCTCATCTCCGGTCAGCGTGATGCCGGGTTCTCCGGCGATCGCCAGCCTGCTTGTCCCTTCGCTGGCCGCGTAATTCGTGTCCTGGAGCCTGAGCCGACCCTTGGGCGGGATCCCGGCGATCATCCGGAACTCGAAGCGAGGGTGTCCCTCGACGACGACGTGGGAGCGATCGATCTTCAGGGCGATCTCGGCTCCGTCCACCGAGACGAGCAAGCCCTTTGCGTTCAGCGGGCCGGTCACCTGGGCGTAGATCTCGAACAGGGATCGTCGGTCGAGATTCGGCGGGATCTCGGCGAGGCCGCGCAAGTCCTGGACGAGCGTCAGCTCGGCCAGACTCACCTCGTACTCGACGATCAGCCGGCCGGGCTCGATCCGTGCCTGGATCGATCGGTCGACTCGCGCGTTGGGGATGTCATGGCCGCGAGCGTCGACCGCGACCACCGCAAGCCAGAAGATGAGTGCGGCGAGGCGGCGCATCGTGGGCACCGGCCTCAGTAGAACTTCTGGAGCGCCCGCGCGACGACGTAGATAACGACGTGCTTGCTGACCGGCTTGGCCAGCACGCAGAAGGCATGCGCCGAGAGGGCTTTGCGAAGAAGATTATCGTCGCTGGCCCCGGAGACCAGGATCATCGGCAGCATCCCCTTGATCTGGCGGACGATCTCCATCGTCTCCAGGCCGGTGAGGCGGGGGAGATGCATGTCCATGAGGGCCAGGTGGATGACGTTATGCTGCGCGATGTCGATGGCTTGCTCGCCACTCTCCGCCAGCAAGGTTCGATATCCTTGCGGCTCGAAGATATCGCGCAACGTTTCTCGGGCGACGGGGTCGTCGTCCGTGATCAGGATCGAAAATGGATGATCGGCAACCATGGCCACACATCATTCGCTGATGGAGCTCGGAACCGGGGCAAGAGGGGGGTCTAGCAATTCCATTGCCGGAGTCTTGCTCTTCCATTTTATGCGGCCGGTTTGGTGACGGAAACAGCTTTTCCCAATCGGGTTAAAATTTGTGACAATTTGGGGATTTCGATCCCCAACTTTCACGCCGCCCGTTCGGTGCTCGCCAGAATGGCAGTCACTGCGTCGTCGTCTTGACGGGCTCGGTGCTGCTGCCCCGCGCAAGCCGGCCGAATAAGCCCGAGGGCTGTCCCCATCGGGCGTTCGGGTCGAACGCATCGACCGAGGCGAGTTCGGGCAGATCGACCTTGGGCGGGTCGAAGACATACCGCTCCAGGAGTTGTCCCTGGGCGTCGGCCGCCAGGACCATCGCGGGCAGTGAGGTGGTCGTGTCGAGGTAGACCCGCCAGTGCTCTCCGCTCGGCGTCACGCGAGTCAGGACGTAGCAGGCGCGGCCAACTTCCTGCGGAGACTCGACTCCGGCGTATTTCACCCTGCCCACGGCCGGGTCGTTCGATCGAGCGGGTGCCTCGACGTTCGCCAGAATCGTGTCGAAACCCGCCTCGGTAATCGGGTGCCGACCGCTGCGCATCACTAGCGGGCTGTCGGGTGCCAGCGAGAGCCTCGGAATCAGCGGATTGGGCATCTTGACGTGCATCTTGGCATCCGGCCCGTTACCGGCAAAGAGGACCTCGCGACCCTTGTTGGGGCCGTCGGGCCACTCGATCCGGACCGCCCGAGGCGACCTCAGGATGCTCAGCGTGATGTCCTCGACCGGCTGCAAGTCGGAGCCGACCCGCTCCTGGCGGCGGACCTTGACCTGATAATTGCCGATCGCGTCGAGCTTGGATCGGGCATCGGCCAGGACCTGCCTCATCTTGACGTCTTCGTCTTCGTCTTCGTCTTCCGACTTCGGCCCGGGCTCGTTCACGGGAGCCCCGGCGATGACCGGCGGGACGTCGACGGGCGGGACAACCAGCTTGGGCACCGAGATGTCCGGCAGGTCGAGCGGCGGCAGGGCATTGGGGGCGGGCCTGGTCGCTGCGGCCCGGATCCTCGAAGATTCCTGGGCCGCGAGCAGGGCGCCCGGGGTCGGGGAATCGGTCGGACCCGCCGCGGGCGGGGTCGACGGATGGGCCGTCGAACGGGTGACCGTTGCCTTGCCGTCGGCCGAATCCAGGTCGATCAGGTCGCCGACCAGCGATGGTCTCGAGGTCTGGGCCCGGGGAGTGAGGTCGCCCGCGACCGGGATCGGGATCGGTCCCGACGTGCTCGCCGACGGCCCGGGGACCACGACGTCCTTGCCCAGGGTCGGCCGACGATGGTCGCGGAACCGTGAGCAGCCATGCAAGGCGGGCGAGACGGCGACGAACGAGGCGAGCAGCAGATGGGCTGCCCGCCGGCGGCGCGCGCGATCCTTCGCGGAATTCATTGCGAGATCCCTCCCTCGACCGGCTCACTCCGCTCTGAGTTCGCGGCGCGGCAACGTCATATCTCAATCGACCGTTCCGGACAACCCGAGATCGAGGGCCTCCGGTCAGGTCGGCCCCGCCTGCGTGGGCTCGTCGCAGACCTGGAAACCTTGCAGGGCTTCCAGGTCGGGCATCAGGAGCGGCTGCTTATATTGTTCGACGGTCCCGCCGCTCCTCGCCAATCGCTTCCGCTGGAAATCGGCCCATGATCCGGCGGGGATCCGGCGTGCGCGGATCGGGGCGAGGCGGAGGGTTGATCGCTTATTCTCGTATTCGACGTTCAGAGCCTGAAGCTGATGCTCCATCTCCGAGGCCATCCGGCACGCGAGCTCGGAGTCGGCGTCCCCCTCCTCGATGAGCAGGACGTAACCGGGCGGGTCTCCCCACTCCG
It encodes:
- a CDS encoding alpha/beta fold hydrolase, with translation MPSPLTLAVLLPVLVVLLTVAGLFAYIWLRYGPVVARIFEEKPLFLPLRIEAKPGEEVRFRTSDGLTLAGTYLPRRTQSRAGVVVFSHEYLSDRWGVVPYIDGLRDLGFDLFTFDYRNHGRSESKTDYEPLQWVSEYEIRDLKAALAYLRTRPDADPAGVGLFGVSRGGTTALCVTAAEPSVWGVATDGAFPIRGTMMAYIQRWAEIYIHSRSIFNKMPKWMYRFVGWAGRSRSARRLNCSFPDVERATRQIAPRPLFMIHGEKDAYISPAIARGLFDEAGDPKEIWIVPLAKHNRSRERQPEEHFARLSKFFRANAPRSISEPVRQATEVVREETKVTEPVIATTVSA
- a CDS encoding alpha/beta fold hydrolase is translated as MLEPSSETWTASDGYPIHVTTWHPEGSVRGACVVLHGVQSHGGWYHRMGRNLASRGYVAYFPDRRGSGANRQDRGHTPSSRRLVDDVGEFTAFVRGKSDVPLALAGISWGGKLAVVAAGLWPDRIDALALICPGLRPRVGVSFVEKLRIAVAFATNRRKTFPIPLADPALFTAEPAGQAFIAADSLSLRVATAGLLAASTFLDLKVRKIPAKVTQPILLMLGGQDRIVDNIQTRAYFDQLASADRKVIEYPEAHHTLEFEPDPDRYMTDLIDWLDSVLEVRPRPLSR
- a CDS encoding enolase C-terminal domain-like protein; this translates as MLISSIDVHHVAVPLKRRIKHASHDRTTSDNLIVRVRLDDGRVGVGEGVPRSYVTGETIETAFRALSGVDVARAIGRPSDMRSVVRSLERFTLPSIEDDPRGMDGNAARCALELAILDAYGQAFGVSASEALRMAEVPGLPLRAKPGVVWYSGAITAEDPRRELYSALKLRLYRFSQTKIKVGVDGQDDPRRLRNLRRVLGPWMNIRIDANESWAPHELIERVAPLLGSRPSALEQPVSHEDVGSLASLRPQLGVPVMLDESLCGEPDGRRAIEAGLADLFNVRLSKCGGIFPSLRLVAMAHTAGLGVQLGCHPGETGVLSAAGRHVASNLRGLRYVEGSYDRHVLARNITTKGVNFTIHGLAWPIKGPGLGVTVDEQGLDALTVRKVHLDYA
- a CDS encoding ABC transporter permease, coding for MRRLAALIFWLAVVAVDARGHDIPNARVDRSIQARIEPGRLIVEYEVSLAELTLVQDLRGLAEIPPNLDRRSLFEIYAQVTGPLNAKGLLVSVDGAEIALKIDRSHVVVEGHPRFEFRMIAGIPPKGRLRLQDTNYAASEGTSRLAIAGEPGITLTGDELSANVGDIPIRAVWELSDSEEKRTKQVEVFYVPSQAPGPVRTASNLQVSEQKPPRPEEERGWLSRQTASLLDAERGWSVAALILIAIGLGAAHSLQPGHGKSLVAAVSVGRGGGRGLAFVLASAVTLTHTGAVIAVAGLLRATRTARYAEIDDGLTRVAGFLIAAIGAWKLGRWVSGVPEHAEAPTDDLPPMKGAWQVAGLGLVAGLVPCWDAISLIVLAEALGRLGLGLILLIAFGLGMGLVLATVAWASGRIVPSILGPKGRGSRALGLAAGLVILGMGLYLLNGSGTSATGR
- a CDS encoding response regulator; amino-acid sequence: MVADHPFSILITDDDPVARETLRDIFEPQGYRTLLAESGEQAIDIAQHNVIHLALMDMHLPRLTGLETMEIVRQIKGMLPMILVSGASDDNLLRKALSAHAFCVLAKPVSKHVVIYVVARALQKFY
- a CDS encoding DUF1571 domain-containing protein; this translates as MNSAKDRARRRRAAHLLLASFVAVSPALHGCSRFRDHRRPTLGKDVVVPGPSASTSGPIPIPVAGDLTPRAQTSRPSLVGDLIDLDSADGKATVTRSTAHPSTPPAAGPTDSPTPGALLAAQESSRIRAAATRPAPNALPPLDLPDISVPKLVVPPVDVPPVIAGAPVNEPGPKSEDEDEDEDVKMRQVLADARSKLDAIGNYQVKVRRQERVGSDLQPVEDITLSILRSPRAVRIEWPDGPNKGREVLFAGNGPDAKMHVKMPNPLIPRLSLAPDSPLVMRSGRHPITEAGFDTILANVEAPARSNDPAVGRVKYAGVESPQEVGRACYVLTRVTPSGEHWRVYLDTTTSLPAMVLAADAQGQLLERYVFDPPKVDLPELASVDAFDPNARWGQPSGLFGRLARGSSTEPVKTTTQ